Proteins encoded by one window of Nitrincola iocasae:
- a CDS encoding heme ABC transporter ATP-binding protein produces the protein MLSGHELTLTLDGKKLLDSISLNIPAGEMLAVLGPNGAGKSTLLKVMSGDIASLTDQVALHGRRLSHWTTGALAQYRAVMPQSVQLNFAFTVEEVIETGIRHPMPRLERQAHIMQMLSLFDAAHLITRNYLTLSGGEQQRVQLARVLSQLEAMPAAEPRYLLLDECTASLDLSHQHQVFSVLQQRARQQGMGVLVVLHDLNLAAQYADKILLMNAGKVACQGSVREVLRSDLLSEVYRYPIDVMEHPGGWPLVITAPSAEVA, from the coding sequence ATGTTATCCGGACATGAACTAACGTTGACGCTAGACGGCAAAAAGCTGCTGGACAGTATATCGCTGAATATACCTGCAGGCGAGATGCTGGCCGTTCTGGGACCCAATGGGGCGGGTAAATCCACATTGCTCAAGGTGATGAGTGGCGATATTGCCAGTTTAACGGATCAGGTGGCGCTGCATGGACGACGTTTAAGCCACTGGACGACCGGTGCGCTGGCGCAATACCGAGCCGTTATGCCACAAAGCGTGCAGCTGAACTTCGCTTTCACCGTAGAAGAAGTGATTGAAACCGGGATACGTCATCCTATGCCCCGGCTTGAGCGTCAGGCGCATATTATGCAGATGTTGTCCTTGTTTGACGCCGCGCATTTGATCACACGAAACTATCTGACGCTGTCAGGTGGAGAACAACAGCGAGTACAGTTGGCGCGAGTACTGTCTCAACTTGAGGCGATGCCAGCAGCTGAGCCCCGCTACCTGCTGTTGGATGAATGCACCGCGAGCCTGGATCTGAGCCATCAGCATCAGGTGTTTTCAGTGCTGCAACAAAGGGCTCGTCAACAGGGCATGGGTGTATTGGTGGTGTTACACGATTTAAATCTGGCCGCTCAGTATGCCGATAAGATCCTGTTGATGAACGCTGGTAAAGTTGCCTGTCAAGGCAGCGTACGAGAGGTTTTGCGGTCAGACCTGCTCAGTGAGGTGTACCGTTATCCTATCGATGTAATGGAACACCCCGGCGGTTGGCCTTTGGTGATTACCGCACCATCCGCCGAGGTTGCGTGA